Proteins from one Sabethes cyaneus chromosome 2, idSabCyanKW18_F2, whole genome shotgun sequence genomic window:
- the LOC128736626 gene encoding uncharacterized protein LOC128736626 — protein sequence MEVLLNRRNIAFARLKRQYAGAKQLCEQNPPVFQVHDRLQKLAELEETFEKTQAEIEELSSPDDLPSTLNMRSDFETVFYATKSQYMAMLKDEHHESASNETIADPSSDIKEAVRVLLETQRVLLTRQTAASTSVEELAVQFRGKSLEPIDTQLPSFNLPIFYGDRKQWSSFKDLFTSSVDRKNLTGALKLQLLVSHLGGEAKGLVSSYAITDVNYKEVWDTLVEHYDKPKFAVSALVQEFCDQPVLKVPNLTNLRKLVSTSDEVIRQLKALGEQYESRDPWLIHLILRKLDDGLRSQWAQHIVDMDSPTFSDMLKFLKRKCDTFETCAAFGGKSFDQTKHDTKEERKYPPVKKEVKCFGAIQKLQCPVCGEKHTIYQCTEFKEASVEERRNLAQQSKLCFNCLRSKHYAKVCLSKSVCRVPECKQRHHTLLCHLESLNEVNSKTAAKGSEKQPVLVNNDENDSSAVSCSANIKTSFATSVFGTLPTAVVRIKGKNEVFHEIRAMIDCGSQATLITESCVTQLGLKRQNAKIVITGVTNSASETTRGAVNLEIASRFDYNPIISTRAYVLSKLTRNLPQQKINTGNLKCLESLQLADPEFDKPSKIDLILGVDVFLSILGDGKVNDNLEIPIAMNSAFGWIVAGQVGCASTLTCRAAIICLHTEVDIDRTLRQFWEIEEILKPKPLTVDEEKAIESFRATHKRDTDGRFTVSLPFDQSKPPLGESLTAATQRLKAMERKFKADSTFKVQYFEFLAEYLNLGHMELIPAEEVSIAQEKRFYLPHHAVLKASSTTTKLRVVFDGSCKTSTGISLNDRLLVGPNLNEDLFTVLTRFRTYAVAFTADAEKMYRQGTRRENPTSDEHDGRNKRSSGVSKQSMCLFRNTEGTPSAPELKDD from the coding sequence ATGGAGGTCTTGTTGAATAGAAGGAACATTGCCTTCGCGAGACTTAAACGGCAGTACGCGGGTGCGAAACAATTGTGCGAACAGAATCCGCCGGTGTTCCAGGTACACGATCGATTGCAAAAGCTTGCCGAATTAGAGGAAACGTTCGAAAAAACCCAAGCTGAAATCGAGGAATTGTCATCACCGGATGATTTACCATCGACATTGAATATGCGGTCAGATTTCGAAACAGTGTTTTATGCCACAAAAAGTCAATACATGGCGATGCTGAAAGATGAACACCACGAATCAGCAAGCAATGAAACAATTGCGGATCCCAGCAGTGATATAAAAGAAGCAGTGCGAGTATTACTTGAAACGCAACGAGTTTTGCTTACTCGTCAAACTGCAGCTTCAACGTCCGTCGAGGAGTTAGCTGTCCAGTTTCGTGGAAAGAGTCTTGAACCGATTGATACGCAGCTACCTTCGTTCAACCTTCCAATTTTCTATGGAGACAGGAAGCAGTGGTCTTCATTCAAGGACTTATTTACAAGCAGTGTTGACCGTAAAAACCTGACCGGTGCACTCAAATTACAGCTTCTAGTATCGCATTTAGGAGGAGAAGCAAAAGGTCTTGTAAGCAGCTATGCTATTACTGACGTGAATTACAAAGAAGTTTGGGATACCCTGGTCGAACACTATGACAAGCCGAAGTTCGCTGTTTCGGCCCTTGTCCAAGAGTTTTGTGATCAGCCGGTACTTAAGGTGCCAAATTTAACCAATTTGCGTAAACTCGTTTCGACCTCAGACGAGGTGATACGGCAGCTTAAAGCATTAGGAGAACAATACGAGTCAAGGGATCCATGGCTGATACATCTTATTCTCAGAAAGTTAGACGACGGACTCCGATCTCAATGGGCACAACACATTGTTGATATGGACAGTCCAACTTTTAGTGACATGCTAAAATTTCTAAAACGAAAATGTGATACATTTGAGACGTGCGCTGCATTTGGTGGCAAATCTTTCGACCAAACCAAGCACGACACAAAGGAGGAGCGAAAATATCCACCAGTGAAAAAGGAAGTGAAATGTTTTGGGGCTATTCAAAAACTACAATGCCCAGTGTGTGGTGAAaaacataccatctaccagtgCACAGAGTTTAAGGAAGCGTCCGTCGAAGAACGACGAAATTTAGCTCAGCAAAGCAAGCTTTGTTTCAATTGCTTGAGGTCAAAACACTACGCGAAAGTTTGTCTGTCGAAATCGGTTTGCAGAGTACCCGAATGTAAACAACGTCACCACACTTTATTGTGTCATCTGGAATCACTGAATGAGGTGAATAGCAAAACAGCGGCGAAAGGAAGTGAAAAACAACCAGTGCTAGTGAACAACGACGAAAATGACAGTAGTGCAGTATCGTGTTCGGCAAATATCAAAACAAGTTTTGCGACGAGCGTTTTCGGTACGCTACCTACGGCTGTCGTTCGcataaaaggaaaaaacgaaGTGTTTCATGAAATCCGTGCTATGATCGATTGTGGTTCGCAAGCTACACTCATAACGGAGAGTTGCGTCACTCAGTTGGGACTTAAACGGCAGAATGCGAAAATCGTTATTACCGGTGTAACAAATAGTGCGTCTGAAACCACACGAGGCGCAGTAAATTTGGAAATTGCGTCGCGATTTGATTACAATCCCATCATCAGCACAAGGGCGTATGTGCTGTCAAAGCTTACACGTAATTTGccacagcagaaaatcaacaccGGCAACTTGAAGTGTTTGGAATCGTTGCAGCTGGCTGATCCAGAATTTGACAAACCAAGTAAGATCGATCTAATTCTGGGTGTAGATGTGTTTCTTTCGATTTTAGGCGATGGCAAAGTAAACGATAACTTGGAGATTCCAATTGCCATGAACTCTGCGTTTGGTTGGATCGTCGCTGGCCAAGTTGGTTGTGCTAGCACTCTGACCTGTCGAGCTGCTATCATCTGTCTGCACACAGAGGTTGACATAGATCGCACGTTGCGACAATTCTGGGAGATTGAAGAAATATTGAAGCCAAAGCCTCTTACTGTCGACGAAGAGAAAGCAATAGAATCATTTCGAGCAACACACAAACGTGATACCGATGGACGTTTCACAGTCAGTCTACCGTTTGATCAATCCAAGCCACCTCTAGGAGAGTCTCTTACAGCAGCTACGCagcgtttgaaagctatggaaAGGAAATTTAAAGCAGATTCCACTTTTAAAGTGCAATATTTCGAGTTTTTGGCGGAATATTTAAATCTAGGCCACATGGAACTTATTCCGGCAGAAGAAGTGAGCATCGCTCAGGAAAAACGATTCTATCTTCCCCACCATGCTGTCTTAAAAGCCTCAAGCACTACGACTAAACTACGTGTCGTGTTTGATGGCTCATGTAAAACTTCGACGGGAATATCATTGAACGACAGGTTACTGGTTGGCCCAAACCTGAACGAGGATCTCTTTACTGTTTTAACTCGCTTTCGTACCTACGCGGTTGCATTTACggcagacgctgaaaaaatgtACCGTCAG
- the LOC128736625 gene encoding zinc finger protein 43-like has protein sequence MFLLDTVDTVLDGNIQDFISSITFKIEKSKEKFLPRKVCQRCLELLKFFAKFRSKLYTIQLLMDSLVELKLSNPEPIKNLFQTKSEQLTVLFKDLDLCTKNDALVDDLINEFHEYRIAKMGQRDTSEISFEKIVFEHNYFYAEECTTTELSELLIEPVENELEPVVEIAGHPEGDQSYNQDESDRVECKNPKKVRKRIRKYAGQRLAEPLQCSQCDYQSNYPARFEKHELSHSLRYECRHPGCSKVFLSCRSRSSHYSSCHKAVVCETCGKQFMSNASLTTHRERHQNLLQYGCSFCGKKHNTKQDLRLHINNRHNAAHFYSCETCGLQFKRKSVLNDHVLIHSNRRDYKCDKCDKAFVRPATLKLHRQTVHDKVRFTCELCDESYVRKLKLQDHMEYVHRIQCKFPCDVCLQIFRDQSSLDAHRARHDNPTDQECGVCLAGFPNDDEVKTHLCITYRDDYICCEKDFRYHYAYNKHMLLKHGIRTNVRVKPIPNVLLGEIRAKRKRIESCPKCETVFATRNQKKLHMEECTGPVETLDKLEEDDYLMDNL, from the exons ATGTTTTTACTGGATACGGTCGATACCGTGTTAGATGGAAACATACAGGATTTTATTTCATCAATTACCTTCAAAATCGAAAAG agCAAAGAGAAGTTTTTACCACGAAAAGTATGCCAGAGGTGCCTGGAACTGCTTAAATTTTTTGCCAAATTCCGCTCCAAGTTATACACCATACAGTTGCTAATGGATTCACTAGTGGAACTAAAATTATCAAATCCGGAACCAATCAAAAACTTATTTCAAACCAAATCAGAACAATTAACAGTTCTGTTCAAAGATCTCGATCTGTGCACGAAAAACGACGCTCTGGTGGATGACTTAATAAATGAGTTTCATGAGTACCGTATTGCTAAAATGGGCCAGCGTGACACAAGCGAGATTTCTttcgaaaaaatagtatttgaaCATAACTATTTCTATGCAGAAGAATGTACTACTACGGAATTGTCTGAGCTGCTAATTGAGCCTGTAGAGAATGAACTTGAACCTGTGGTGGAAATCGCAGGTCACCCGGAAGGAGATCAATCATATAATCAGGATGAATCGGATCGTGTTGAATGCAAAAATCCAAAAAAGGTTAGAAAGCGTATTCGAAAATATGCAGGCCAACGACTGGCTGAGCCTCTGCAATGCTCGCAATGTGATTATCAGTCAAACTATCCGGCCAGATTCGAAAAGCACGAACTTTCGCACAGCTTGAGATATGAATGTCGACATCCCGGGTGTTCGAAAGTATTCCTGAGCTGTAGGTCGCGCAGCAGCCACTATTCATCGTGTCACAAGGCCGTAGTTTGTGAGACGTGCGGTAAACAATTCATGAGTAACGCTTCGTTGACCACGCACAGAGAACGGCATCAAAATCTGTTGCAATATGGATGCTCATTCTGCGGTAAGAAACATAACACGAAACAGGATCTTCGACTTCACATAAATAACCGTCACAACGCAGCTCATTTCTACTCGTGTGAAACATGTGGGCTGCAGTTCAAGCG aaaatcGGTGCTGAATGATCATGTTTTAATTCACTCCAATAGAAGAGATTACAAGTGTGACAAATGCGATAAAGCTTTTGTACGCCCGGCTACCCTTAAACTGCATCGTCAAACCGTACACGATAAGGTACGCTTTACGTGCGAGCTCTGCGATGAATCTTACGTCAGGAAGTTGAAACTTCAGGATCACATGGAGTATGTGCATAGG ATTCAGTGCAAGTTCCCTTGCGATGTTTGTCTGCAGATCTTTAGAGACCAGAGTTCCTTAGATGCGCACAGAGCGCGTCATGATAATCCTACAGATCAGGAGTGTGGCGTGTGTCTAGCTGGATTTCCAAATGATGACGAAGTGAAAACTCATCTGTGCATTACCTACAG GGATGACTATATTTGCTGTGAAAAGGATTTTCGATATCATTACGCATACAACAAGCACATGCTACTTAAGCATGGTATTCGAACCAATGTACGCGTCAAGCCAATTCCTAACGTATTGCTTGGAGAGATAAGAGCCAAACGG AAACGGATCGAATCCTGTCCAAAATGTGAGACTGTGTTTGCAACTAGAaatcaaaaaaagttgcacatGGAGGAATGTACGGGTCCCGTTGAGACCCTTGATAAGCTAGAAGAAGATGACTATCTGATGGATAATCTGTAA
- the LOC128734136 gene encoding programmed cell death protein 2: protein METGVELGFVEPCEDWLLSNKFFRSKVGGKPAWLDLKNIPLPKDLLCEECGDPCVFLCQVYAPLDESERCFHRMLFLFVCLRATCYRPNQCNNILVYRSQLPRRNDYYDFDPPNEETRAEPVPSPVPLCAVCGCHGPQKCSRCKQANYCGVVHQRIDWKHGHKSSCSGEVNQSEPTKILFPQNEIVTEPEKIEQKSNLSEQENEQKQMEEYERLSKQGKTGELSELSESELDKYSEQVDDKTFARFRKRIEAEPEQVLRYDRKGSPLWISDVLPEAVPDCENCGAARVFEFQIMPQLLNNLDNSNIDWGTLAVYTCEQSCDRPDHAYAKEYVFKQDVSDTKPSQSSDN from the exons ATGGAGACTGGTGTAGAGTTGGGCTTTGTGGAGCCGTGTGAAGATTGGCTTTTGTCGAACAAGTTCTTCCGAAGTAAAGTTGGCGGTAAACCGGCCTGGCTGGATTTGAAAAATATACCACTTCCGAAGGATTTACTGTGCGAGGAATGCGGAGATCCTTGCGTGTTTTTGTGTCAG GTTTATGCTCCATTGGATGAAAGTGAACGTTGCTTTCACCGAATGctatttttatttgtatgtttgagAGCCACCTGCTATAGACCAAATCAGTGCAA CAACATCTTGGTATATCGCTCTCAACTTCCTAGAAGAAATGACTATTACGACTTTGATCCTCCTAACGAAGAAACACGCGCGGAACCTGTACCGTCTCCGGTTCCACTGTGCGCCGTTTGTGGCTGTCATGGACCGCAAAAATGTTCCAGATGCAAACAAGCTAACTATTGTGGCGTAGTTCATCAGCGAATCGACTGGAAGCATGGCCATAAAAGCTCCTGCAGCGGAGAAGTGAACCAATCGGAACCGACAAAGATTTTGTTTCCACAAAATGAAATTGTGACAGAGCCGGAAAAGATT GAACAAAAATCTAATCTGTCCGAGCAAGAAAATGAGCAGAAGCAAATGGAAGAATACGAGAGATTGTCGAAGCAAGGTAAAACCGGAGAGCTTAGTGAACTGTCGGAAAGCGAGTTGGACAAATACTCTGAGCAAGTGGACGATAAAACGTTTGCCCGGTTTAGAAAAAGAATCGAAGCGGAACCCGAACAGGTTTTACGATACGATCGAAAAGGAAGCCCTCTTTGGATTTCTGATGTGCTGCCCGAGGCAGTTCCAGACTGTGAAAACTGCGGTGCAGCAAGGGTTTTCGAGTTTCAG ATAATGCCTCAACTGCTTAACAATCTCGACAACAGCAACATAGACTGGGGGACACTGGCCGTTTATACATGCGAACAAAGTTGTGATCGACCTGATCATGCATATGCTAAGGAATACGTTTTTAAGCAGGACGTTTCCGACACAAAACCTAGTCAATCATCGGATAATTAA
- the LOC128737431 gene encoding zinc finger protein 729-like, with product MSVFNLAKLPAVCLVCMKPDEGGTMLPIEGEFPNINRNIGDALIDITYHIPKPKCDQLPRSICKVCLEELEHFVAYRSKLMLTLRFMEALLDLRDSKPQPLANLFQTCKPEVDEFFKKLNLCNKEDAAFEDLLKELSAYETTGTQESIVKVELLELAIDVVDESDTKNDEKSDAGSEGVDFKYDSACENDFKSDDEWESNETLSVESPERREPTRRTLRRRKRTIRDRKISTAEKKSKLEASANIESTSKKKRGRPRIHPDGTFLKEPWSCDKCKFKTKYRLAVERHKAVHLKRENRTYTCSECAEVFKTYEEMRTHSMNHPQNQVVCEVCGTSLKNAYSLKAHMERHEDIRKYCCEYCDYASNTKLALQAHMSIHTKNGWNKRCEVCGVVFRTTSRLKRHMESHDNERKYACEQCPVRFNTTNALRNHFIRVHLAIRHACDYCEKTFDQKIALRDHIERIHHIQCTFICDICVITYDSRQKLEAHKQRHSNPKPMECSVCLTLHLNQTDFDKHLCITYRQDYQCCNKDLRNHIQYNKHMMVKHGLRTNARVKPIPGVLLGELRAARKRLEQCRKCDIAFPSRALKLQHLAICNRQNELQYTVPADSQEPAAGLSSAF from the exons ATGTCCGTATTTAATCTGGCTAAATTACCGGCAGTGTGCCTTGTTTGCATGAAACCAGACGAGGGCGGTACAATGTTACCAATCGAAGGAGAGTTCCCCAATATAAACAGGAATATTGGCGATGCATTGATTGATATTACCTATCATATTCCAAAG CCGAAATGCGATCAACTGCCACGGTCAATTTGTAAGGTGTGCCTAGAAGAGTTGGAACACTTTGTGGCCTACCGCAGTAAACTGATGCTAACGCTACGGTTTATGGAGGCCCTGCTGGATCTACGCGATTCTAAGCCGCAGCCGTTAGCGAATCTTTTCCAAACATGCAAACCAGAAGTGgatgaattttttaaaaaactcaATCTGTGCAATAAGGAAGATGCTGCATTTGAAGATCTTCTAAAGGAGCTTTCAGCTTACGAAACAACTGGGACACAAGAATCAATTGTAAAAGTAGAATTGTTAGAGCTAGCGATAGATGTGGTCGACGAATCTGACACAAAGAACGACGAGAAATCCGATGCTGGTTCGGAAGGTGTAGATTTTAAGTATGATAGTGCTTGTGAAAACGATTTTAAAAGCGACGATGAGTGGGAATCTAACGAAACGCTCTCTGTTGAATCACCAGAAAGAAGGGAACCTACTAGGAGAACCCTTCGTCGAAGGAAACGTACTATACGGGATAGGAAAATTTCGACAGCCGAGAAGAAAAGCAAACTTGAAGCTAGCGCAAACATCGAAAgtacaagcaaaaagaaaagagGTCGACCAAGAATTCATCCGGACGGGACGTTTCTAAAGGAACCTTGGTCTTGTGATAAGTGTAAGTTCAAAACAAAGTACCGACTAGCGGTAGAGCGACACAAAGCCGTTCATTTGAAGCGTGAAAACCGAACCTACACCTGTTCGGAATGCGCGGAGGTTTTTAAAACCTACGAGGAAATGAGAACCCACAGTATGAATCATCCACAGAATCAGGTGGTCTGTGAAGTGTGCGGAACGTCGTTGAAAAATGCCTACTCACTCAAAGCTCACATGGAGCGGCATGAAGATATCAGAAAGTATTGCTGCGAGTACTGCGATTATGCTTCCAACACGAAGCTCGCCCTGCAGGCCCACATGAGCATCCACACCAAGAATGGCTGGAACAAACGGTGTGAGGTGTGCGGAGTCGTTTTTCGAAC GACAAGCCGCTTGAAACGCCACATGGAAAGTCATGACAATGAGCGAAAGTACGCTTGTGAGCAGTGCCCGGTCCGATTCAACACTACCAATGCGCTGAGAAATCATTTCATTCGCGTTCACCTAGCGATACGCCACGCTTGTGATTATTGCGAGAAAACTTTCGACCAGAAAATCGCTTTGAGGGATCACATCGAACGAATACATCAT ATTCAGTGTACTTTTATATGTGACATATGTGTTATTACCTACGACAGTCGGCAAAAACTTGAAGCGCACAAGCAACGCCACAGCAATCCCAAACCAATGGAATGTAGTGTCTGTTTAACTTTGCATCTTAATCAAACTGATTTCGACAAGCACTTGTGCATCACGTATCGGCAGGATTATCAGTGCTGTAACAAAGACCTGCGCAACCACATCCAGTACAATAAGCATATGATGGTGAAACATGGTTTGCGCACGAATGCTCGGGTGAAACCGATCCCCGGTGTACTGTTGGGTGAGCTGCGAGCCGCACGGAAGCGACTAGAGCAGTGTCGCAAGTGCGACATTGCCTTTCCATCTAGGGCTCTCAAGTTGCAACATTTGGCAATCTGCAATCGGCAAAACGAACTGCAGTATACTGTTCCGGCTGATAGCCAGGAGCCCGCCGCTGGCTTGAGTTCTGCATTCTAA
- the LOC128737600 gene encoding zinc finger and BTB domain-containing protein 14-like, with protein sequence MTIYKLEKFPYVCRMCLKEPGKNEMFSLDTVDPFFDGSIRDFISTITFEIDENKELFLPREVCKQCLELLKFFAKFRYKLFTTHLFMDSLVELKLSNQDPIKNLFQTKSEKLAILFKDLDLCTKDVAQLDDLLDEFPNYRIAKMTPNEDIEKFDFDEDYFYAEECTTTELAELIIQSVETNPKPVVRRLNKANNECPVTVDAEDNDVELLDSSKCKDLVPTNTVRKYGGRRLAEPLQCPKCKYSTHYALNFQTHQLLHIKRENRRYACKQPGCPEVFLTNRQRNNHYGQFHKPLVCDTCGKQFPTPKALTMHKERHLNLMNHYCSFCGKGHNTKNDLRIHINNRHNATHFFSCETCGLQFKRKSVLNDHVIIHTNKKDFKCDKCDKEFMLLSALKKHCKTVHDKVRYACELCDESYCRRKKLKDHIEYVHGIQSRFVCDICLQMFDNQDLLDKHKARHANPKENECGVCLAVFPSAEAVENHLCITYRDDYICCERDFRYHYSYNKHMLLKHGVRTNARVKPDPNHLLGYIRAKRKRIETCPKCEKTFATRNQKKQHLEHCTGPGEVITDPKLESDDIIVEYI encoded by the exons ATGACTATATATAAACTTGAAAAATTTCCTTACGTGTGTCGAATGTGTCTGAAGGAACCGGGTAAAAATGAAATGTTTTCATTGGATACGGTAGATCCCTTTTTCGACGGTAGCATACGTGATTTTATTTCAACAATTACCTTTGAAATTGACGAG AACAAAGAATTATTTTTACCAAGAGAAGTGTGCAAGCAGTGCCTAGAGCTGCTGAAATTTTTTGCAAAGTTTCGTTACAAGTTATTCACGACACATTTATTCATGGATTCACTAGTGGAACTGAAGCTGTCCAACCAAGATCCAATCAAAAACCTGTTCCAAACCAAATCAGAGAAACTAGCAATTCTCTTCAAAGATCTTGACCTATGTACCAAAGATGTCGCACAGTTGGACGATCTGTTAGATGAGTTTCCTAATTATCGCATTGCTAAAATGACTCCTAACGAGGACATTGAAAAATTCGATTTCGATGAAGACTATTTCTACGCCGAAGAGTGTACCACCACTGAATTAGCCGAATTGATTATTCAGTCAGTCGAAACAAACCCCAAACCGGTGGTAAGAAGATTAAATAAAGCGAATAACGAGTGCCCGGTAACTGTGGATGCCGAGGATAATGATGTGGAGTTATTGGATAGTAGCAAGTGTAAGGATCTCGTTCCTACAAATACCGTTCGAAAGTACGGAGGACGAAGGCTGGCCGAGCCTCTGCAGTGTCCAAAATGTAAATATTCTACTCATTATGCACTCAATTTTCAAACTCATCAACTCTTGCATATAAAGCGAGAAAACAGAAGGTATGCATGCAAGCAACCCGGATGTCCCGAAGTATTTCTTACTAATAGGCAGCGAAACAACCACTATGGACAATTTCACAAACCTTTGGTTTGTGACACTTGCGGAAAACAGTTTCCAACGCCAAAGGCGTTGACCATGCATAAAGAGCGTCATCTGAACCTGATGAATCATTACTGTTCCTTTTGCGGTAAAGGACATAACACGAAAAATGATCTAAGAATTCACATAAATAATAGGCACAATGCTACACACTTCTTTTCTTGTGAAACATGTGGACTGCAGTTCAAACg CAAGTCGGTACTGAATGATCATGTGATAATTCATACCAATAAGAAAGATTTCAAGTGCGACAAATGTGATAAAGAGTTTATGCTACTTTCTGCCcttaaaaagcattgcaaaaccgTACATGACAAGGTGCGCTATGCCTGTGAGTTGTGCGATGAGTCTTACTGCAGACGGAAAAAACTCAAGGATCATATTGAGTACGTGCATGGG ATTCAATCACGTTttgtttgcgacatttgcctGCAAATGTTTGATAACCAAGATTTGCTGGATAAGCATAAAGCTCGCCATGCAAATCCCAAGGAAAACGAGTGTGGTGTTTGTTTGGCTGTGTTTCCAAGTGCCGAAGCAGTGGAAAACCACCTCTGCATTACTTACAG AGATGACTATATTTGCTGTGAAAGAGATTTCCGATATCATTACTCGTACAACAAGCATATGCTACTCAAGCATGGTGTTCGTACCAACGCACGCGTCAAGCCGGACCCGAACCATTTGCTTGGATACATCAGAGCTAAGCGG AAACGCATCGAAACTTGTCCAAAGTGTGAGAAAACATTTGctaccagaaatcagaaaaaacAACACTTGGAGCACTGTACGGGCCCTGGTGAAGTTATCACCGATCCGAAATTGGAAAGCGATGATATCATCGTTGAATATATCTAA